GCGCGACCAGGGGCTCGACCAGCCGGTCGAGCGTCTTGACGACCAGGAGGACCTCCGCCGCCTCCTCGACGCCCCCCTGCCACCAGTAGGCGGAGCGCACCGGCGCGGTGTTCACGCAGGCGGCCAGGCGCTCGTCGAGCAGGGCGCGCCCCAGGCGC
This genomic stretch from Armatimonadota bacterium harbors:
- the cutA gene encoding divalent-cation tolerance protein CutA, with the protein product MSAVVVLITVPSAEEAERLGRALLDERLAACVNTAPVRSAYWWQGGVEEAAEVLLVVKTLDRLVEPLVARVRTLHAYTVPEVVALPVLAGNPDYLRWIEDSVRR